Proteins from a single region of Corynebacterium pseudogenitalium:
- the dnaN gene encoding DNA polymerase III subunit beta, translating to MADIQDNLNSNVSFRVHKEDLSDAVAWVARMLPTKNTQPILRAVLITASDEGLEFAGFDYEVSSRVRIAAEVDTPGRVAVAGKLLSDIVANMPNQPVEVSTSDTKLLLDGGSAHFELPLMPLDDYPQLPQLPEVTGTIGSEDLSGAVMQVAAAAGKDDTLPMLTGIHIEVEGSTLHLTATDRFRLALRSLEWSPAGEGVQAKLLVPAKTLLDNARTLDTQLEEPVQIAVGGVDNVGADGLFGLHAGNRETTTRMLDADFPNVQPLLPKAHTSMASVEVAPLLEAIRRVSLVADRNAQLRLHFSEGQVTLFASGADSGEASESIPAQFVGEDELLIAFNAGYLRDGLSVIGTDRAVFGFTESSRPAIMIPEPESLPEKGDDGLFPTPETNFTYLLMPVRLPG from the coding sequence ATGGCGGACATCCAAGACAACTTGAATTCCAACGTTTCCTTCCGCGTGCACAAGGAGGACCTGTCGGACGCGGTGGCGTGGGTTGCTCGGATGTTGCCTACGAAGAACACGCAGCCGATTCTTCGCGCGGTGTTGATTACGGCGTCGGATGAGGGTTTGGAGTTCGCGGGCTTCGATTATGAGGTGTCGTCGCGGGTGCGGATTGCGGCTGAGGTGGATACGCCTGGTCGCGTTGCGGTGGCGGGCAAGTTGTTGTCTGACATTGTTGCGAATATGCCGAATCAGCCGGTTGAGGTTTCTACGAGTGACACAAAGTTGCTTCTCGACGGCGGCTCCGCCCACTTCGAGCTGCCTTTGATGCCGTTGGACGATTATCCGCAGTTGCCGCAGTTGCCTGAGGTGACTGGCACGATCGGTTCGGAGGACCTCAGTGGCGCGGTGATGCAGGTGGCTGCCGCGGCGGGTAAGGATGACACGTTGCCGATGCTGACTGGTATCCACATTGAGGTGGAGGGTTCGACGTTGCACTTGACGGCGACGGACCGTTTCCGGTTGGCGTTGCGTTCGTTGGAGTGGTCGCCTGCTGGTGAGGGGGTGCAGGCGAAGCTGCTGGTGCCGGCGAAGACGTTGTTGGATAACGCGCGGACGTTGGATACGCAGTTGGAGGAGCCGGTGCAGATTGCCGTTGGTGGCGTCGATAATGTGGGCGCGGACGGCTTGTTTGGTTTGCATGCGGGCAATCGTGAGACGACGACGCGTATGTTGGATGCGGATTTCCCGAATGTGCAGCCGTTGTTGCCGAAGGCGCATACGTCGATGGCGTCGGTGGAGGTGGCTCCGTTGCTGGAGGCGATTCGCCGTGTGTCGTTGGTGGCGGATCGGAATGCGCAGTTGAGGTTGCATTTTTCGGAGGGTCAGGTGACGTTGTTTGCGTCGGGGGCTGATTCTGGTGAGGCGTCGGAGTCGATTCCTGCGCAGTTTGTGGGGGAGGATGAGCTGCTGATTGCGTTTAATGCTGGTTATTTGCGTGATGGTTTGTCGGTGATTGGGACGGATCGTGCGGTGTTTGGGTTTACGGAGTCGTCGCGTCCGGCGATTATGATTCCGGAGCCGGAGTCGTTGCCGGAGAAGGGTGATGATGGGTTGTTCCCGACGCCGGAGACGAATTTCACGTATTTGTTGATGCCGGTTCGTCTGCCGGGCTAG